The genomic region aaccaggctcagggaggggcggccatctgctgcgaccggttggggtgaaagaaggaaaacaggataaagacatgctgtggaagagagacagagattaataacagacatgattcgatgcagagaggtctattaacacatagtgagtgagaaggtgaaaaggaaaaactcgatgcatcatgggaatccccggcagcctacatctattgcagcataactaagggaggattcagggtcacctggtccagccctaactatatgctttagcaaaaaggaaagttttaagcctaatcttgaaagtagagatagtgtctgtctcccgaatccaaactggaagctggttccacagaagaggggcctgaaaactgaaggctctccctcccattctacttttaaataccctagggacaacaagtaggcctgcagagcgagagcgaagtgctctaattgggtgatatggtactacaaggtcattaagataagatggggcctgattatttaagaccttgtaagtgaggagcaggattttgaattcaattctggatttaacaggaagccaatgaagggaagccaaaacaggagaaatatgctctctcttcctagtccctgtcagtactcttgctgcagcattttggattagctgaagacttttcagcgagtttttaggacatcctgataataaagaattacagtagtccagcctggaagtaatgaaggcatgaactagtttttcagcgtcactctgagacaggatatttctaattttagagatgttgcgcaaatggaagaaagcagtcttacatatttgtttaatatgtgccttgaaggacatgtcctggtcaaaaatgactccaaggttcctcacagcattactggaggccaaggtaatgccatccagagtaagaatctggttagataccatatttctaagattttcagggccgagtacaataacctcagttttatctgaattaagaagcagaaagttagcggccatccaggtctttatgtctttaagacattcctgcagtttaactaattggtgtgtgttacctggcttcatggatagatagagctgcgtatcatctgcatagcagtgaaaatttatgctatgtcttctaatgatgctgcctaggggaagcatgtataatgtaaatagaattggtcctagcactgaaccctgaggaacaccataatagaccttagtgtgtgaagaggactcttcatttacttgaacaaattggagtctattagatagatatgatacaaaccactgcagcgcagtacctgtaatacctacagcatgttccaatcgctctaataggatattatgatcaacagtatcgaacgctgcactaaggtctagcaggacaagcacagagatgagtccactgtcagaggccataagaagatcatttgtaaccttcactaaagatgtttctgtgctgtgatgagctctgaaacctgactgaaactcttcaaataagccattcctctgcagatgatctgttagctgtttgacaactactctttcaaggatttttgatatgaaaggaaggttggagattggcctataattagctaagacagctgggtctagagattgctttttaagtaagggtttaactacagccaccttgaaggcctgtggtacatagccaattattagagataggaaaaatggaaaatttgAAATAGTCAGATAATTCAGAtaatgagaataagaaaacataaatgattaaaatatTGATAGAAAGTagtggaaaagaaagaaaaagtaaatgCAGAAAGGACTTAAGGTTTTAAAACTAAAAGTAActcataaatatattaaatataaatgaaaagcaAAGTTTCTTATCATTTTCAGAGAAACCGTGTATTACGCTGGTGCCAACTTTGTCTTTTTCAGTTCAGTACAGTTTTAACCTTTATGTGTGAAACCTTATTAATGTACTTTGTTCATTTTGCCCATCTTCCAAACACATGATTATTGCATGATCCCACAGTAGGTTTCCAGAATTAGCTATTCCTGGGTGAAATTAAATTGTTACCACctacaatattttaaatatactttttaaatgcactttattcATAATGACTTGGAGACATTGTTTTAGACAAAAAATGCATCTACATTTTCACTAATGAACATGAAAATTACTTTTATGAACTTTAAACCTCCTGATCACAGAACCTGTTATAGTACCATATGTCACGATCCACGGAAGTAGACTGTGTTGGAGTGAGATGGAGGGCCCAAATGCACACCCGAAAGGAGACAGAACTGACTTTAAACAAAAGGCGAGCCGTTTATTAGGCTGGAAAAACatgaatacaaaaacaaagcaaggcGTACAGGGGGTgagaactaaaactaaaaccaaaACTGGGAAAACATAAACTGTGATGACTATAACAAAAGTGACGTGAACATGATTCTGAACAGGTACATGCCAGGAACTATGAAGAGGAAACACGAAACATGAACATGACCTGAACAGAATCATTAAAGACTTTAAACCTGAAGTTACTTAGATGGAGGAAAACAGACGAcctgaatgaaaacacagagactaaatacacacagcaggtgatcaggggaagtggacaCACggggggaaacagctgactggAATAAACATAACGACGCCGACTCCcgactcttcaaaataaaacaggaaacattgaGAAATGTAGACATGACAACAAAAGCTTGACAATATGGAACAGACAGACCTAAAACACATGGGGAGACATGGAACACAAGGAGAGACACATGAGAACAGATAAGGGAGATGAGATCACGGGCATaactaaaagtaaaacacagaggACAAGAAAAAGACTTATAAATCAGGAGAAATTGATGAAACAAAAACTAGAATAAAAGTCAACTAAATCCTAACTATTAGTACCTACAGcacaagaacttaacatatttccaatataatataagaaaatcataaatacaaaataaagtcaaaatgCTGGCTCACAGACCCTGACCCTGACAACCATAGTGTAAATGTGGATGTGTGGGCGTGCATACTTAAGTGGAAACTTCCTCATATCCTATAAACATgagttcatttattatttttttaattatctttttAACATATAACTCTCTTTGAGCTTAATGTTCTggctcatttaaaataaataaataaagacttaAAATTGCTTGACCACTTCAACTGCAGAGGTGGTGTTGTGAGGCAAGATGTGGTTTGGCTGCTGAATGAACTTTTGCTGTAAACGACATCCGTTTTAAAGATTACTCATCACATATGAATGAATAGTATTAATAAGTTTTTTCCACTGCACAATTCACGAAAAAAACTAAAACCTCAAACAGGCAAGTCTGCTCATGTCCCGAAACggacacacagatacacacacagatacacatccCACTGTGCTCATATGATCAGAATTAACTCCAGTGGGAGGAGGCGTCTTCATCCTCTTCTGTGAAATAGAGCTGTACAGTCCTCTCAGCACTCGCCTGTAGCTTCTCCCGGACAGTGCTGTCTTTCGGGGATTTGCTTCACAGTTTCGTCATTTGCTCAAATAGCTGTGTGTGAACTTTCACTTAGAAAGCCAAAGGACTACTTTTGGATCTTATTTTTTACGTCATCATCGGTCACATTCCATTACTGACTGTCAACTCTGAGAAAggtaaaaactttatttattggCTACTGCGTGtcagtctgtgtttctgtgcgaTGGCGAGACTAAGAATGGTTCCACTGTCCCAACCTGTGTTGTTATTTTGCGGTCAAAGTATTTTTGAGTCTCCGGCTCCCTTTAAATTCATCCAAGTCATGCGTCTTGAGGCTCGTGCGCAATTGACCTCACTCACTACGCCAGCTCGCGCGCGGCCCCAGCTACTGTAGCTCGAACTGGAAAAAGTGGGCTGCCGGGAAATGGGCTGGCACACGTGTGTATGGGGGTGGTCGTGGTGCCTGAGCCGAAAACAGGACTGTCAGAGTCCAACTGCAGTTTACTTTAGCAACCTGAAGCGTCTGATTATGCTCATCGACACATTACATTACTATAgaaaatctatctatctatctatctatctatctatctatctatctatctatctatctatctatctatctatctatctatctatctatctatctatctatcgcaTACATTGTTATTGCATGTGACACTTTGACAGTTATTCCTTTTATGCCCCTTGTTTCCTTGGTTCAGAACAcactaaacaaaagaaacataaaatattCAGAATGTGAACTTTTGCAGTGCGAGTTTGGGGTTAAAGGACAGTCCCAGGTGACATTACGGCAGCTGCTTAATAATTTAACCCAAGTGACTCAACACAGTGAATCTATGTCAAGTCATGGTTAGTTTGCCTTAATGTTCAACGGCGAAGTTGaacattcttacattttattcatGAGGATAGTTTTCAAAAGCCTGAGCTCCATCatcttcttttatttaacattccTCTACCATCTAATGCTGCGCAGCCTTCTCCTCCAAACTCCCCTCCCCTCTTTATTGTACATCCAAATATTGTGAATATTTAAACAATGAAAGCTGAGACTGCAGTATTAGTGGACCTTGGTGTCTGTGTGTactcatgtttttgttgttaaagtTGTATCCTAACATCCAGGGAACTTCCTCTATGTCCGATGAGTCACTGATTTCTTGCTATTTGGGGgttaacccccccccctccccgacACAGGCCTCTCAGTCACTCATAAACAATCAAGGGTAGAGAGCTGGGGAGAATACCAACTGGAAATCACCCACAGttgtttagatttttaaataaaacacattaggGTTGCTGTCGGAGAGAAATTAAGCCCAAGCTGAAACCTTTAATTTCTTTCTCTTCCAGCTGTCTGCAGTGCTTGTCTTCTGGAGTCATGTTTTCCAAGGCCACTGCCAACTTCGTCCGTGAGATTGACCCCGAAGGACTTCTCATCCACGTCTCTCGAGTAAATGACTCTCACAAACTGGTTCCCATGGCGCTTGTGATCAAACGCAAGCGCTGGTTTTGGCAGAGACCCAGGTACCAACCAACAGATTTCACTCTCGGCGACTTGTTGCTGGGTGACAAGGAGCTCATGCCAGGTAGGTGTGCAGATTCAAACTTAAGTTGTTACAGGAAAATTGTAGTGCATGTGAGTTCCCAGACACATTTCAACAAAGCTGATATCGGGGTAACATCTTGTGTTTTTTCAGGAGTGTCAGAGTCAGAATTCTTGACCTACAAGGGGACATACGGAGCTAAACTTGCTAGTGAGCTGGGCCCCGAAGCCGGCTCTGCCAGTATCAGACTGGAGGGGCGTGGCACTACCAAGCTCCAGTCATGTTTTGGCCagctgaagaaagaagaggtgAATGTGAAAAAGCTATTACTTGACTCTCACAACAGGTAtgatgtaatattttaaaaactttttattttatttttaaaaactgctttcaCATATACAGGTTGTCATCGAAGAGTAAGGAGATGAGGTCTTCACTGGTGATGTAATGAACTCCTTATAAATGTGGACTTCAGGCATCACATGCTAAACACCTCAGACCACAGCGGCGTGGTGTCATTTTCCATTTGTCAATCAGTCTGTCTTAAACCATTAACACCAGCTTCTCTTCACATCAGATCGGTGGACATGCAGCACGTGCTGGTGAGGCAGATAGAGAAGCGGGCTGAGGTGGTGGGGCTAGTGAAGGAGAGGATCCTCACCACCAGCCCCTGCTCCATCACCCAGACAAAAGTGGAAGAGTGCACCTTTCAAGGGGTGCTCGGGCTGGTTGGCATGCTGGGGAGCTCGGTTAAGGTAGGCCTCTTAGacgttttttttaatcatgatGCCAATAGTTTTCAAAAGTTTTATCAGGTATATTATTATCAGCATATATCTTATTTTGTAGTTTGATCACCATAAATTTGTGAAATTCTGGTTATGCCGCccaaaaatataagaaaaaaagaaatcagtcagCCTTCCTCTAATCCAAtcctatatgtgtgtgtatatgtgtgctcCCAGGTGTGTGTGAAGGACAGCAACAGCATTGAGATAGACAGCGATGTTTCCGTGGAGATCCCCTCTGGTACAGTCATCGCGTACAGCATCCTGGAACTGGAGGTTAAAAAAGACGGACAatactgtgagtgtgtgtgagtgagagtgtgtgtggtaAACCACATGTGTGGTTATGAATGTGAGAATGACAATATCACTTTAACATTCTGGTGTGACCTCACTGACCACACATACAACCAAATCACtgaaaaactgctgctgtgtgtggcAAAAGTTTTAAATGGATATCATAGCTTTTCTACGCTCTCTGCTTTGATTAAACACACATAGGTGTTTGCTTCAATGGCCTGAAGTAACCCTGCTGATATTTGTGTGATTATACTGTGGATCACAGTAGAACTAGGCTTAAAGTGAATGTCAGCAGTCAGAGTGAAGCAACTATTTTTAGTACTTAATAGTCCAGTTTTGGTGACATTGTAGATGACAATGAATGAAAAATGCTTGTTTTGCATTATACCACAAACTGGTTGAAGGAAAGTGACAGGTAGCGGTCTATGTATAAGATTTCCTTGAATCAAATGGAATATATTAAAGCTAATACAAACTTTGTATTATCAGCAGTTCCTTCTGAGAGTGGATATTTCTCCTGTATGCATTGGATTTGTTGAAGGTGCAAAACCTAAAATATGAGGAGAACATATGGGAaagccatagactgtatataaaagatgggcatGAGTTGAATTTTGGATTCTGTACTTTGGAGCTACAAAGTTgctattttattcatttaaaaatttttttttacctgtttgcTTAGGTTTTGTTTTGGGAGGTTTTTTTGGAGCAGGAAGTGACTATATTTGGAAGATAGAGTGAAGCACTAATGCTagcaagcttggttagcaagctcCATTAACAGACTGTGCAGGTGCATTGCACAGACATGGACAACTTGGTAACTTGCTAATCAATGCTAAGTTGTAGTTCAGGGTTGTAAAACATAGGGCCTGGGGggtaaaattgtattttaattgcattttcataggttttacagcttttcctactggTAAAGACCTCCTCCATGGCCATCCATGCTACACCAAATTAATGAAGTTATagatttctgtaattttatatatttacttCTCACatttaagcccaaagagttGTGTGACTGATTTCTTGTTGTTGACCTAACACTAAGCtatctcagggattaaatgttCAGTTAAACTTCTGTACACTGGTGAAAAGGGCAGTTTCCTTGATCCAGGCCACATAAGATCAAAATGGGCTGGATGTGGCTCGTGATGAAAAAtaagtttgacatccctgcagTACACTAAAAAAACTGGAATCTCCCTCAGCAGAAACGTAACAGAAGCTGCTCTGACAAACTATACCACACAACAAGACATATTATTTGTCTGGTTGTTGTCAAGACGTCTAGTTCGATTAATAGGACTAGCAGAGATGAAGCCTCCACTTGTCAGTATCCACATGTcagtcaaagcagccaaacCCCTAACTTTAAAGGTTTACCAGTATCCTAGTGGATGaatgattaaagaaaaaaagatatggGTACACTTGTTATTAAGGGGGAAAACTATccggagagaaaaaaaagatcttcaTACCATGCTTTTTAATAGTGTAAAATTAAGCATTTCAACATGGCAGTCTATAGGGATTGACTCATGTTTGGAACTAGCCCCAA from Pelmatolapia mariae isolate MD_Pm_ZW linkage group LG22, Pm_UMD_F_2, whole genome shotgun sequence harbors:
- the LOC134623641 gene encoding gasdermin-E-like gives rise to the protein MFSKATANFVREIDPEGLLIHVSRVNDSHKLVPMALVIKRKRWFWQRPRYQPTDFTLGDLLLGDKELMPGVSESEFLTYKGTYGAKLASELGPEAGSASIRLEGRGTTKLQSCFGQLKKEEVNVKKLLLDSHNRSVDMQHVLVRQIEKRAEVVGLVKERILTTSPCSITQTKVEECTFQGVLGLVGMLGSSVKVCVKDSNSIEIDSDVSVEIPSGTVIAYSILELEVKKDGQYYICLQPGAIGGFESDSISRSWPSDDCFDTVDGKCNEQKVPQKAPLIALHNESQEKVLSPLAKLPHPTRWALFKKLQETLNDRAALSYLQLVLEDLCSNEIHNGTPKEEQPSAESPTESTLNAAHLLVSAMEELPKETLELLGKSAPDFLQAFNMLVCKLKSSNVLNIQSLPALLQDNQAFQLAEQLLSSASVTLRRDADRLWMETRDNAGVLPVVLFLSIHGLCLLCNAL